A window of the Theileria parva strain Muguga chromosome 2, complete sequence, whole genome shotgun sequence genome harbors these coding sequences:
- a CDS encoding SVSP family protein (Tp26): protein MNKSLIYTHGIILIIIKCVYCSDNQGNTHGTTESDSEDEGDNFEVTQTTGQPVDVQSVPIQPHPQAYPPPVTYTEYPYHSYQHPTPQYPYPTVLQPLEQIYQPHGPPVYIPPSQPTYYGPPYQQYYPGYSPYPQVLSQPQSQQYGSYQSFVPQFQAQPIPQFLPIQQVQYYVPQQYHPGIQYRPPLISQHPIPITHPYGPGQFQPQTTEPQPSETLAPETVQIEVGSEDEIEGDGKGIEKEGEPDKGVRVKPIQTCKKITFMKKNQVGEIIKMSTNDFKKVISDENKVRYTFFSNLEQLLCDGEVIFENKPENKHCRLLIHHKKISRFVLISEEGYYLVDPGNYGWRVKSEKVIKYLKLYTKDSVGNNLLLTKQYYEAKINDHPSTRVRFKSYARCTRVEFKGLVVWEKTENDGYPLLLIITGKLDFQLCFDGYNKIYRKRSGKYKKYIP, encoded by the coding sequence atgaataaatcTCTAATATACACACACGgaataatactaataataatcaaATGTGTTTATTGTTCTGATAATCAAGGTAACACGCATGGAACCACTGAAAGTGATAGTGAAGATGAAGGTGATAATTTTGAAGTAACACAAACGACTGGACAGCCAGTAGATGTTCAAAGCGTACCAATACAGCCTCACCCTCAAGCCTATCCACCACCTGTTACTTATACGGAATATCCTTATCACTCATATCAACATCCTACACCTCAATACCCTTATCCTACAGTTTTACAACCTTTagaacaaatttatcaacCACATGGACCACCGGTATATATTCCACCAAGTCAACCTACATATTATGGACCACCGTATCAACAGTACTATCCTGGATATTCTCCATATCCACAAGTATTGTCACAACCTCAATCCCAACAGTATGGTTCGTATCAGTCATTCGTTCCTCAATTTCAAGCTCAACCAATACCACAATTTTTACCAATACAACAAGTACAGTACTACGTACCTCAGCAATACCATCCAGGAATTCAATATCGACCACCTCTTATTTCACAACATCCTATACCTATAACACACCCATATGGACCTGGGCAATTTCAGCCACAAACTACTGAACCACAACCAAGTGAAACGTTAGCTCCTGAAACCGTTCAAATAGAAGTAGGATCAGAGGATGAAATTGAAGGGGATGGTAAAGGAATTGAGAAAGAAGGAGAGCCTGATAAAGGTGTACGTGTTAAGCCAATACAAACATGTAAAAAAATCACTTTTATGAAGAAAAATCAGGTTGGggaaataataaagatgAGTACAAACGATTTCAAGAAGGTAATTAGTGATGAAAACAAAGTGAGATATacatttttttcaaatctTGAACAATTACTTTGTGACGGTGAGgttatttttgaaaataaacCTGAAAACAAACATTGTAGATTACTAATACATcataaaaaaattagtaGATTTGTTCTTATATCAGAAGAAGGATATTATCTAGTTGATCCTGGCAATTATGGCTGGAGAGTAAAATCAGAAAAGGTAATAAAATATCTGAAACTTTACACCAAAGATTCTGTGGGTAATAACTTACTACTGACAAAACAGTATTATGAggctaaaattaatgatcATCCTTCAACTAGAGTTAGATTTAAATCATATGCGAGGTGTACTAGAGTTGAATTTAAAGGTTTAGTAGTTTGGGAAAAAACTGAAAATGATGGTTATCCTTTGCTTTTGATTATTACTGGGAAATTGGATT